One window of the Thermococcus sp. P6 genome contains the following:
- a CDS encoding tripartite tricarboxylate transporter permease produces MIKELILGVLGGTVTGLTPALHANTLASILEGVDLPLRGLSFVLLIYAMGLTHTFLDAFPSTFFGVPEEGTALAILPAHRLAMEGKGLEVVNISLKASLLAVIFSTALFPLYSALAPHYNPLMGRIAVVFLALLIILTESGIKKLYALLVFLMAGALGIVSELFPLREPFYHLFVGLFGVPVILLSLRNEGRVRAGDEGINMETPELVRFSLAGTFFGMLSSMLPAFTPSQAALVGTFFTKGERPFLTIVFSVNTANFVFGLENFYLTGRTRNGILALMGEHYFPISRWEFLILLVSSFAVAGLVNLYGLPLSRFVAGLLENFSYRKLNLAVLVLLFTGSFLLDGLLGVLLLGVSSLVGLSAPLLGVKRTACMGVLMLPIIIGPKAL; encoded by the coding sequence GTGATAAAGGAGCTCATCCTTGGAGTCCTCGGGGGAACCGTGACGGGTTTGACACCGGCCCTCCATGCGAACACCCTGGCTTCGATACTCGAGGGCGTGGACCTGCCCCTGAGGGGCCTTTCCTTCGTCCTCCTGATCTACGCCATGGGTCTGACCCATACCTTCCTTGATGCATTCCCATCCACCTTTTTCGGGGTTCCGGAGGAGGGGACGGCCCTCGCCATCCTCCCGGCCCACAGGCTGGCGATGGAAGGAAAAGGCCTCGAGGTAGTTAACATCTCCCTGAAGGCGAGCCTGCTGGCCGTGATTTTTTCCACGGCCCTCTTCCCCCTCTATTCCGCCCTGGCCCCGCATTATAATCCCCTCATGGGAAGGATCGCGGTGGTCTTCCTCGCGCTCCTCATAATCCTCACAGAGAGCGGAATAAAAAAACTATACGCCCTGCTGGTCTTTCTGATGGCGGGGGCGCTTGGAATCGTCAGCGAGCTCTTTCCCCTCAGGGAACCTTTCTATCACCTCTTCGTCGGCCTCTTCGGTGTCCCCGTGATTCTGCTATCCCTGAGGAACGAGGGCAGGGTTCGGGCGGGGGATGAGGGGATAAACATGGAAACCCCGGAACTGGTCCGTTTCTCCCTCGCCGGCACGTTCTTCGGGATGCTATCTTCCATGCTTCCGGCCTTTACCCCCTCTCAGGCGGCCCTTGTTGGGACCTTCTTCACGAAGGGGGAGAGGCCCTTTTTAACCATAGTCTTCTCCGTAAACACCGCGAACTTCGTCTTTGGACTGGAGAACTTCTACCTCACGGGGAGAACGAGGAACGGGATACTGGCTTTGATGGGAGAACACTACTTCCCCATAAGCCGGTGGGAGTTTCTAATCCTGCTGGTTTCTTCCTTTGCAGTTGCCGGCCTTGTCAACCTCTACGGCCTGCCCCTTTCCCGGTTCGTGGCAGGGTTGCTCGAGAACTTCAGCTACAGGAAGCTGAACCTCGCGGTTCTGGTGTTGCTCTTCACCGGTTCTTTTCTTCTCGATGGGCTCTTGGGAGTGCTTCTTTTGGGTGTCTCCTCGCTCGTCGGCCTCTCGGCCCCCCTCCTCGGGGTTAAGAGAACCGCCTGCATGGGCGTGCTGATGCTACCCATAATCATAGGCCCGAAAGCTTTATAA
- a CDS encoding nucleotide sugar dehydrogenase has product MKLLGLDREKVRNAIEKGRVTVAVYGLGKMGLPLAAVFAEHGAKVIGVDINENVVEMINRGENHVKEEPGLDELLKKNVEEGRLSATTDGVEAARKADVMVILVPTLTDERGNLKLDPVYDVAHKISQGLEKGDVVITEATMPPGTTESIIPILEESGLKIGEFGLGHAPERTMTGTAIRDITGQYPKIVGASDERTLEALIGIYETINRKGVIPMSSIKAAEAVKVFEGIYRDVNIALANELALWCEEHGLDALEVFKAANTQPYCHLHMPGAGVGGHCIPVYPWFVINLAGRTNPRLTKTAREINDSMPHHIVELVIKGLNEAGRPVKGSNVLVLGLTFRGGVREFMKAAAKPIIQELKEWGASVYAYDPLCTPEDAERFGATWKEDFKGVDVVVITADHREFKKLDLNRMSAEMRSKVIVDGRNVLDPEEVEKLGFGYFRVGRVRNP; this is encoded by the coding sequence GATGGGCCTGCCCCTCGCCGCGGTTTTTGCGGAGCATGGGGCTAAGGTCATTGGGGTTGACATCAATGAGAACGTAGTTGAGATGATCAACAGAGGAGAGAACCATGTTAAGGAAGAGCCCGGGCTGGACGAGCTTTTAAAGAAGAACGTCGAGGAAGGTCGCCTGAGTGCCACCACCGACGGAGTGGAGGCCGCCAGAAAGGCGGACGTGATGGTGATCCTCGTACCGACCCTGACGGATGAGAGGGGGAACTTAAAGCTCGATCCTGTTTACGATGTAGCCCATAAGATTTCTCAGGGGCTGGAGAAAGGGGATGTGGTCATCACGGAGGCCACGATGCCCCCCGGAACGACGGAAAGCATTATTCCAATACTCGAGGAGAGCGGTCTCAAAATAGGAGAATTTGGACTCGGACACGCTCCGGAGAGGACGATGACCGGGACGGCAATCAGGGATATAACCGGCCAGTACCCGAAGATAGTGGGGGCGAGCGATGAAAGAACACTTGAAGCCCTGATCGGGATTTATGAAACCATAAACAGAAAGGGAGTCATCCCGATGAGTTCTATAAAAGCCGCCGAGGCCGTAAAGGTCTTTGAGGGAATTTACAGAGACGTTAACATAGCTCTGGCCAACGAACTTGCCCTCTGGTGTGAGGAGCACGGTTTGGACGCTTTGGAGGTCTTCAAAGCCGCAAACACCCAGCCCTACTGCCATCTGCACATGCCGGGGGCGGGGGTTGGTGGTCACTGCATACCCGTCTATCCATGGTTCGTCATTAACCTCGCCGGAAGAACCAATCCAAGGCTGACAAAGACCGCCAGGGAAATAAACGATTCAATGCCCCATCACATCGTTGAGCTTGTAATAAAAGGCCTGAACGAAGCTGGAAGGCCGGTAAAGGGAAGCAACGTTCTTGTTCTTGGATTGACGTTCAGGGGCGGCGTTAGGGAGTTCATGAAAGCAGCAGCTAAACCTATTATCCAGGAACTTAAGGAATGGGGTGCCAGTGTTTATGCCTACGATCCCCTGTGCACCCCCGAAGATGCGGAGCGCTTTGGTGCCACATGGAAGGAGGATTTCAAAGGCGTGGATGTCGTGGTAATCACCGCGGACCACAGGGAATTCAAAAAACTCGACCTTAACAGGATGTCGGCTGAGATGAGGAGTAAAGTAATAGTGGACGGCAGGAACGTTTTGGATCCAGAAGAGGTCGAAAAACTGGGTTTTGGATATTTCAGAGTTGGTAGGGTCAGAAACCCGTGA